Proteins encoded together in one Pseudomonas arsenicoxydans window:
- a CDS encoding PilN domain-containing protein, translating to MARINLLPWREELREARRKRFLLALVGVLAGSVGAVLIADQIISGAIDRQVARNDYIGKQIGVVDERIKQISDLKSRRQQLVERMRIIQDLQGNRPISGRIFDQLARTLPDGVYFTEVKMVGKTLSITGAAESNNRVSDLMRNLDASDWFDAPSLTEVKATTAGQLDQANIFQLTVHQTQPAVVEEGK from the coding sequence ATGGCACGGATCAACCTTTTACCCTGGCGCGAGGAGCTGCGCGAAGCACGCCGCAAACGCTTCTTACTGGCGCTGGTCGGCGTTTTGGCAGGTTCCGTGGGTGCGGTACTCATTGCTGACCAGATCATCAGCGGTGCCATTGACCGGCAAGTGGCCCGTAACGATTACATCGGCAAGCAGATTGGCGTGGTCGACGAGCGGATCAAGCAGATCAGCGACCTGAAGTCCCGTCGCCAGCAACTGGTGGAGCGCATGCGCATTATCCAGGACCTGCAAGGCAACCGTCCCATCAGTGGGCGGATTTTCGACCAGCTGGCGCGCACGCTGCCGGACGGGGTGTATTTCACCGAAGTGAAAATGGTCGGAAAAACCTTATCGATCACCGGCGCTGCGGAGTCCAACAATCGCGTGTCGGACCTGATGCGCAACCTGGACGCCTCGGATTGGTTCGACGCGCCCAGCCTCACAGAGGTCAAGGCGACCACCGCCGGTCAGCTGGATCAGGCCAATATTTTTCAGTTGACCGTCCATCAGACGCAGCCCGCCGTTGTGGAGGAAGGTAAATGA
- the rpmE gene encoding 50S ribosomal protein L31: MKADIHPTYEITAVTCSCGNKFETRSNLAKPLAIDVCNECHPFYTGKQKTLDTGGRVQRFADRFGAFGKKPAAAAE, encoded by the coding sequence ATGAAAGCCGATATCCATCCAACATACGAAATCACCGCAGTTACCTGCAGCTGTGGCAACAAGTTCGAAACTCGTTCGAACCTGGCCAAGCCTCTGGCGATCGACGTATGCAACGAATGCCACCCGTTCTACACCGGTAAGCAGAAGACTCTGGATACTGGCGGTCGTGTACAGCGCTTCGCAGACCGTTTCGGTGCTTTCGGCAAGAAACCTGCTGCTGCAGCAGAGTAA
- a CDS encoding pilus assembly protein PilM translates to MLGLFNKKANTLLGIDISSTSVKLLELSRQGDRYRVEAYAVEPLPANAVVEKNIAELEGVGQALARVLAKAKTSLRNVAVAVAGSAVITKTIEMDAGLSDDEMENQLKIEADQYIPYPLDEVAIDFEVQGASVRNPERVNVLLAACRKENVEVREAALALAGLTARVVDVEAYALERSFSLLATHLAASQERLTVAVVDIGATMTTLSVLHNGRIIYTREQLFGGRQLTEEIQRRYGLTLEQAGLAKKQGGLPDDYVSEVLQPFRDALVQQVSRSLQFFFASGQYNAVDHILLAGGTASVPGLDRLIEQRLGTPTQVANPFADMALSSKVNAGALASDAPALMIACGLALRSFD, encoded by the coding sequence GTGCTAGGACTCTTCAACAAGAAAGCCAATACGCTTCTGGGGATCGACATCAGCTCCACGTCGGTGAAGCTATTAGAGCTTAGTCGCCAAGGCGACCGTTATCGGGTTGAAGCCTATGCGGTCGAACCGTTGCCCGCCAACGCCGTGGTCGAAAAAAATATCGCCGAGCTCGAAGGGGTGGGGCAGGCACTCGCGCGCGTGCTCGCAAAGGCCAAGACCAGTCTCAGGAACGTTGCCGTGGCCGTCGCCGGCTCGGCCGTCATCACCAAGACCATCGAGATGGACGCCGGTCTTTCCGACGACGAGATGGAAAACCAGCTAAAGATTGAAGCGGATCAATACATTCCCTACCCGTTGGATGAAGTCGCCATCGACTTCGAAGTCCAGGGTGCGTCGGTGCGTAACCCCGAGCGGGTCAATGTGCTGTTGGCGGCCTGTCGCAAGGAAAACGTCGAAGTGCGTGAAGCGGCCCTGGCCCTCGCCGGCCTGACCGCTCGCGTGGTGGACGTCGAGGCCTACGCGCTGGAGCGTTCCTTTTCATTGCTGGCAACCCATCTGGCCGCCTCTCAGGAGCGTTTGACGGTGGCGGTGGTCGACATCGGCGCGACCATGACCACTCTCAGCGTCCTGCATAACGGACGGATCATCTACACCCGCGAACAATTGTTCGGCGGTCGCCAGCTCACGGAGGAAATCCAGCGCCGTTATGGCCTGACCCTTGAGCAGGCAGGACTGGCGAAAAAGCAGGGCGGATTGCCGGACGACTACGTCAGCGAAGTCTTGCAGCCTTTTCGCGATGCGCTGGTGCAGCAGGTTTCCCGTTCACTGCAGTTCTTTTTCGCCTCCGGTCAGTACAACGCGGTCGATCACATCCTGCTGGCCGGTGGTACCGCGTCGGTCCCGGGGCTTGACCGGTTGATCGAACAACGGCTGGGTACGCCGACCCAAGTGGCCAATCCGTTCGCCGACATGGCGCTAAGCAGCAAGGTCAATGCGGGTGCACTGGCGAGCGATGCGCCGGCCTTGATGATCGCCTGTGGACTGGCCCTCAGGAGTTTCGACTGA
- the argS gene encoding arginine--tRNA ligase codes for MKDTIRQLIQQAITQLVNEGVLPEGLSPAIQVENSRDKKNGDFASNIAMMLAKPAGMKPRDLAEKIIAALPADENVAKTEIAGPGFLNFFQNTQALASRLDAALADEHIGVRKAGPAQRTVVDLSAPNLAKEMHVGHLRSTIIGDGVARVLEFLGDEVIRQNHVGDWGTQFGMLMAYLQENPITSDELSDLENFYRAAKQRFDESEEFADRARGLVVKLQAGDPDCLALWTKFKDISLSHCQKIYELLNVKLTMADVMGESAYNDDLINVVNDLKAAGLLVESNGAQCVFLDEFKNADGDPLPVIIVKADGGYLYATTDLAAVRYRSGKLKADRALYFVDQRQALHFQQVFAVARKAGFVTHPMEMEHMGFGTMNGKDGRPFKTRDGGTVKLIDLLTEAQERAYTLVKDKNPELADDELRKIAKVVGIGAVKYADLSKHRTSDYSFNFDQMLNFEGNTAPYLLYAYTRVAGVFRKLGKDFSEVEGQIVLEAEHEHELAAKLAQFGEVLNNVCEKGTPHILCTYLYDVAGLFSSFYENCPILSADTPAQMQSRLRLAALTGRTLKQGLELLGLETLERM; via the coding sequence ATGAAAGACACCATTCGCCAGCTGATCCAACAAGCCATCACCCAACTCGTCAACGAAGGTGTGTTGCCTGAAGGCCTGTCGCCGGCGATCCAGGTGGAAAACTCCCGTGACAAGAAGAACGGCGACTTCGCCAGCAACATCGCGATGATGCTGGCCAAGCCGGCCGGTATGAAGCCGCGCGACCTGGCCGAGAAAATCATCGCTGCGCTGCCGGCTGACGAAAACGTCGCCAAGACCGAGATCGCCGGCCCGGGCTTCCTGAACTTCTTCCAGAACACCCAAGCCCTGGCATCACGCCTGGACGCCGCGTTGGCCGACGAACACATCGGCGTGCGCAAAGCTGGCCCGGCGCAACGCACCGTGGTCGATCTGTCGGCGCCGAACCTGGCCAAAGAGATGCACGTCGGCCACTTGCGCTCGACCATCATCGGCGACGGCGTGGCGCGCGTTCTGGAGTTCCTCGGCGACGAGGTGATCCGCCAGAACCACGTTGGCGATTGGGGCACCCAGTTCGGCATGCTGATGGCGTACCTGCAGGAAAACCCGATCACCAGCGACGAACTGTCGGACCTGGAAAACTTCTACCGCGCCGCCAAGCAACGCTTCGATGAATCCGAAGAGTTCGCTGACCGTGCCCGGGGCCTGGTGGTCAAGTTGCAGGCCGGCGACCCTGACTGCCTGGCGCTGTGGACCAAGTTCAAAGACATCTCGCTATCGCACTGCCAGAAAATCTACGAACTGCTGAACGTCAAACTGACCATGGCCGACGTGATGGGCGAGAGCGCCTACAACGACGACCTGATCAACGTGGTCAATGACCTCAAGGCCGCCGGCCTGCTGGTTGAAAGCAACGGCGCACAATGCGTGTTCCTCGATGAGTTCAAGAACGCCGACGGCGACCCGCTGCCGGTGATCATCGTCAAGGCCGACGGCGGCTACCTCTATGCAACCACCGACCTGGCGGCCGTACGCTACCGCAGCGGCAAGCTCAAGGCTGATCGCGCGCTGTACTTCGTCGACCAGCGTCAGGCGCTGCATTTCCAGCAAGTGTTCGCAGTGGCCCGCAAGGCCGGCTTCGTGACGCACCCGATGGAAATGGAACACATGGGCTTCGGCACCATGAATGGTAAAGATGGCCGCCCGTTCAAGACTCGTGACGGCGGCACCGTCAAGCTGATCGATCTATTGACCGAAGCCCAGGAGCGCGCCTACACCCTGGTCAAGGACAAAAACCCGGAGCTTGCCGATGACGAGTTGCGCAAAATCGCCAAGGTGGTGGGCATCGGCGCGGTGAAATATGCCGACCTGTCCAAACACCGCACCAGCGACTACAGCTTCAACTTCGATCAGATGTTGAACTTCGAAGGCAATACCGCGCCTTACCTGCTGTACGCCTACACCCGCGTGGCCGGTGTGTTCCGCAAACTGGGCAAGGACTTCAGCGAAGTCGAAGGCCAGATCGTCCTCGAAGCGGAGCACGAACACGAGCTGGCGGCCAAGCTGGCGCAGTTCGGCGAAGTACTGAATAACGTTTGCGAAAAAGGCACACCGCACATCCTGTGCACCTACCTGTACGATGTCGCCGGTCTGTTCTCCAGTTTCTACGAGAACTGCCCGATCCTCAGCGCCGACACCCCGGCGCAAATGCAGAGCCGCCTGCGCCTCGCCGCGCTGACCGGTCGCACACTCAAGCAAGGCCTGGAACTCTTGGGTCTGGAAACTCTGGAGCGTATGTAA
- a CDS encoding primosomal protein N', with amino-acid sequence MPDAILRLALPSPLRRLFDYRAPAGVLRAQLQPGMRLRVPFGRREMIGILVEVTDTSEVPVEKLKPALALLDATPPLPPALFKLCLWTSQYYQHSLGDTLSWALPVLLRQGELAEARQERFWSAAPGASLDDPRIARAPRQREALATLAQHPHGVAHQLLSKLMLSKDSLDLLLAKDLVQVEIRKHAPGARHEHWLAQPELPLNPEQRAAYEAIRAGFDSYHAFLLAGVTGSGKTEVYLQLIRETLEAGKQALVLIPEINLGPQTLARFEQRFNARIALIHSAVNDRERLEAWLAARDGDADIIIGTRSALFTPMKNPGLIIIDEEHDSSYKQQEGLRYHARDLALVRARQENIPIVLGSATPSLESLHNAYTGRYGLLRLNERAGGAKQPRFLRLDVKSRPLDSGISGPMQQAIGQTLAAGQQVLVFLNRRGFAPTLLCHDCGWMSECQRCDARMTVHQRSGELRCHHCGYVERVPRHCPKCGKVDLRPVGAGTERAEERLGILFPDVPVLRVDRDSTSRKDAMNQLFATIQKGNPCILVGTQMLAKGHHFPRVTLVSILDADGGLFSGDFRASERMAQLIVQVAGRAGRAEEPGKVIIQTHLADHPLLVQLTEQGYFAFAEQALSERRSAGLPPFAHLALLRAEAHKPGQAEGFLDEACSEAERLLAEQSLTGIELLGPVPAPMERRAGRYRAQLLLQATARAPLHRLLASWLLLLEQMPSGRAVRWSLDVDPVDLY; translated from the coding sequence GTGCCCGACGCCATTTTGCGCCTCGCCCTGCCTTCGCCCCTGCGCCGCCTGTTCGATTACCGCGCCCCGGCCGGGGTCCTGCGCGCCCAGTTGCAACCGGGCATGCGCCTGCGAGTGCCCTTCGGCCGACGGGAGATGATCGGCATTCTGGTGGAAGTCACCGACACCAGCGAAGTGCCGGTGGAAAAACTCAAACCGGCGCTGGCGCTGCTCGACGCCACGCCGCCGCTGCCGCCGGCGCTGTTCAAGCTGTGCCTGTGGACGTCCCAGTATTACCAGCACAGCCTCGGCGACACGCTGAGCTGGGCACTGCCAGTGTTGTTGCGCCAGGGAGAACTGGCCGAAGCACGCCAGGAGCGCTTCTGGTCCGCCGCGCCCGGTGCCAGCCTCGATGACCCGCGCATCGCCCGCGCCCCCCGCCAGCGTGAAGCCCTGGCGACGCTTGCCCAGCATCCTCACGGCGTCGCTCATCAATTGCTGAGCAAGCTGATGCTGAGCAAGGACAGCCTCGATTTACTGCTCGCCAAGGATCTGGTGCAGGTGGAAATCCGCAAGCACGCGCCTGGCGCTCGCCACGAACACTGGCTCGCGCAGCCCGAGCTGCCGCTCAACCCAGAGCAGCGCGCTGCTTATGAAGCCATTCGCGCCGGGTTCGACAGTTATCACGCCTTCCTGCTGGCCGGCGTCACGGGCAGCGGCAAGACTGAAGTGTATTTGCAGTTGATCCGCGAAACGCTTGAGGCAGGCAAGCAAGCGCTGGTGCTGATTCCGGAGATCAACCTCGGCCCGCAAACCCTGGCGCGCTTCGAACAACGATTTAATGCCCGCATCGCCCTGATCCACTCTGCAGTCAATGACCGCGAGCGCCTCGAAGCCTGGCTCGCCGCCCGGGACGGTGACGCCGACATCATTATCGGCACCCGCTCGGCGCTGTTCACGCCAATGAAAAACCCCGGCCTGATCATCATCGATGAAGAGCACGACAGCTCCTATAAACAGCAGGAAGGCTTGCGCTACCACGCCCGGGATCTGGCACTGGTTCGTGCACGGCAGGAAAACATTCCAATCGTGCTCGGCTCCGCCACGCCGTCACTGGAAAGCCTGCACAACGCCTACACCGGCCGGTACGGCCTGCTACGCCTGAATGAGCGAGCAGGTGGGGCCAAGCAGCCGCGGTTCTTGCGTCTGGATGTGAAAAGCCGTCCGCTGGACAGCGGCATTTCCGGGCCGATGCAACAAGCCATCGGTCAGACATTGGCTGCCGGGCAGCAAGTGTTGGTGTTCCTGAACCGCCGCGGCTTTGCACCGACGCTGTTGTGTCATGACTGTGGCTGGATGTCCGAGTGCCAGCGCTGCGACGCCCGAATGACCGTGCACCAGCGCTCCGGCGAACTGCGCTGTCACCATTGCGGCTACGTCGAACGAGTGCCTCGGCACTGCCCGAAATGCGGCAAGGTCGATTTACGGCCCGTCGGCGCCGGCACCGAGCGCGCCGAGGAGCGCCTGGGCATTTTGTTTCCGGACGTCCCGGTGCTGCGGGTCGACCGCGACAGCACTTCGCGCAAGGACGCAATGAATCAGCTGTTCGCCACCATCCAGAAAGGTAATCCGTGCATCCTGGTCGGTACGCAAATGCTTGCCAAAGGGCACCACTTTCCACGGGTGACGCTGGTGTCGATTCTCGATGCCGACGGCGGGCTGTTCTCCGGCGACTTCCGCGCCAGCGAGCGCATGGCGCAGTTGATCGTCCAGGTCGCAGGCCGTGCGGGCAGGGCCGAAGAGCCGGGCAAGGTGATTATCCAGACGCATTTGGCCGACCATCCACTCTTGGTGCAATTGACCGAACAAGGCTATTTCGCCTTTGCCGAGCAGGCCTTGAGCGAACGTCGTTCTGCAGGACTGCCACCGTTTGCGCATTTGGCGTTATTGCGGGCCGAAGCGCATAAACCAGGGCAAGCCGAAGGTTTTCTCGATGAGGCATGCAGTGAAGCCGAGCGTTTGCTGGCTGAGCAGAGTTTGACCGGGATCGAGCTGCTTGGGCCGGTGCCGGCCCCGATGGAGCGACGTGCCGGGCGCTATCGTGCGCAATTGTTGTTGCAGGCCACGGCTCGCGCGCCGTTGCATCGATTGCTTGCCAGTTGGCTGCTGCTGCTGGAGCAGATGCCGAGCGGACGGGCGGTGCGCTGGTCTCTGGATGTCGATCCTGTCGATTTGTATTGA
- a CDS encoding penicillin-binding protein 1A yields the protein MRLLKFFGWSIVAVFCGLLLGLSGAFLYLSPGLPSVEALRSIQLQIPLRVYSSDNKLIAEFGEMRRTPIRFADIPPNFINALLSAEDDNFANHYGVDPSSLMRAATQLVKSGHIQSGGSTITMQVAKNFFLTSERSFSRKTTEILLALQIERQLTKDEILELYVNKIYLGNRAYGIEAAAQVYYGKSIRDVSLAQMAMIAGLPKAPSRFNPLANPARSKERRDWILGRMYKLGKITEADYTTAINEPLNASYHVPTPEVNAPYIAEMARAEMVGRYGSDAYTEGFRVTTTVPSNLQEMANTAVHEGLMTYDQRHGYRGPESRLPGKTREAWAVELTKQRTISTLEPAIVTQVDKNGLQVMTRTGDEHVGWDSMKWARPFLNTNSMGANPKQPSDVAQVGDLIRVQRQPDNSLKFSQIPQAQGALVSLDPQNGAIRSLVGGFAFEQSNYNRAMQAKRQPGSSFKPFVYSAALDNGYTAASLVNDAPIVFVDEYLDKVWRPKNDTNTFLGPIRLREGLYKSRNLVSIRLVQALGVDRTIDYISKFGFNKQDLPRNLSLALGTATLTPMEIATGWSTFANGGYKISPYIIDKIESRNGDTLFVANPPSVPQGGAATSGIAAPVAQTFTVNQTPGEAAAAPGTTPQTPAVAERIIDGRTTYILNSMLEDVIKLGTGRRALALGRSDIAGKTGTTNESKDAWFSGYNADYVTTVWTGFDQPESLGKREFGGTVALPIWMNYMAAALKDKPPHTQPEPEGILSLRVDPVSGRAASPGTPGAYFELFKAEDTPPSVNELGNGTAPGSPLPADEAAPIDLF from the coding sequence ATTCGTCTGCTGAAATTTTTCGGTTGGTCCATCGTCGCCGTTTTCTGCGGACTGCTCCTCGGTCTGAGCGGCGCGTTTCTTTACCTTAGTCCGGGATTGCCGTCCGTGGAGGCTCTGAGAAGCATCCAGTTGCAGATTCCGTTGCGGGTTTACAGCAGCGACAACAAGTTGATCGCCGAATTTGGCGAAATGCGCCGCACGCCGATCCGTTTCGCCGACATTCCCCCCAATTTCATCAATGCGTTACTAAGTGCTGAAGACGACAATTTCGCCAACCACTACGGCGTCGACCCTAGCAGCCTGATGCGCGCAGCGACACAACTGGTTAAAAGCGGACACATCCAGTCCGGCGGCAGCACCATCACCATGCAGGTCGCAAAGAACTTCTTCCTGACCAGCGAACGCAGTTTCTCGCGTAAAACCACTGAAATCCTCCTGGCCCTGCAGATCGAACGGCAGTTGACCAAGGACGAGATCCTCGAGCTGTACGTCAACAAAATCTATCTGGGTAACCGCGCCTACGGCATCGAAGCCGCTGCGCAGGTTTACTACGGCAAGTCGATTCGTGACGTCAGCCTGGCGCAAATGGCAATGATCGCCGGCCTGCCCAAAGCCCCTTCGCGCTTCAACCCGCTGGCCAACCCGGCTCGCAGCAAGGAGCGTCGCGACTGGATTCTTGGACGCATGTACAAGCTCGGGAAAATCACCGAAGCCGACTACACCACCGCGATCAATGAACCGCTGAACGCCAGCTACCACGTGCCGACCCCTGAAGTGAACGCGCCCTACATCGCTGAAATGGCCCGTGCCGAAATGGTCGGTCGCTATGGCAGCGACGCGTACACCGAAGGCTTCCGCGTCACCACGACGGTGCCGAGCAATTTGCAGGAAATGGCCAACACGGCGGTCCACGAAGGCTTGATGACCTACGACCAGCGTCACGGCTATCGCGGTCCCGAGTCGCGCCTGCCGGGCAAGACTCGCGAAGCCTGGGCAGTCGAGCTGACTAAACAGCGCACCATCAGCACCCTCGAGCCTGCGATCGTCACGCAAGTCGACAAGAACGGCCTGCAAGTGATGACCCGCACCGGTGACGAACACGTCGGCTGGGACAGCATGAAGTGGGCGCGTCCGTTCTTGAACACCAACAGCATGGGCGCCAATCCGAAACAACCGTCGGATGTGGCACAGGTCGGTGATCTGATCCGCGTTCAGCGCCAGCCGGACAATTCGCTGAAATTCAGCCAGATCCCGCAAGCGCAAGGTGCGCTGGTGTCGCTTGACCCGCAGAACGGCGCCATCCGCTCGCTGGTCGGTGGTTTTGCCTTCGAGCAGAGCAACTACAACCGTGCCATGCAGGCCAAGCGTCAGCCGGGTTCGAGCTTCAAGCCATTCGTCTACAGCGCCGCACTGGATAACGGCTACACCGCCGCCAGCCTGGTCAACGATGCGCCGATCGTGTTTGTCGACGAGTACCTGGACAAGGTCTGGCGTCCGAAGAACGACACCAATACCTTCCTCGGCCCGATTCGCCTGCGTGAAGGCCTGTACAAATCGCGTAACCTAGTCTCGATTCGCCTGGTGCAGGCGCTGGGCGTTGATCGCACCATCGACTACATCAGCAAATTCGGCTTCAACAAACAGGACCTGCCGCGCAACCTGTCGCTGGCGCTGGGCACCGCGACCCTGACGCCGATGGAAATCGCCACCGGCTGGAGCACTTTCGCCAACGGCGGCTACAAGATCAGTCCGTACATCATCGATAAAATCGAAAGCCGCAACGGTGACACCCTGTTCGTTGCCAATCCGCCGAGCGTGCCTCAGGGCGGCGCAGCCACCAGCGGTATCGCCGCACCGGTCGCGCAGACGTTTACGGTCAACCAGACCCCGGGCGAGGCTGCGGCCGCGCCAGGCACGACGCCACAAACGCCTGCGGTGGCTGAACGCATCATCGATGGCCGCACCACGTACATCCTCAACAGCATGCTTGAGGACGTGATCAAACTGGGTACCGGCCGCCGCGCCCTGGCTTTGGGCCGTAGCGACATCGCGGGCAAGACCGGGACCACCAACGAATCCAAGGATGCGTGGTTCTCGGGCTACAACGCCGACTACGTAACCACTGTCTGGACCGGGTTCGATCAGCCGGAAAGCCTGGGCAAGCGCGAGTTCGGCGGCACCGTGGCGCTGCCGATCTGGATGAACTACATGGCGGCAGCCCTTAAAGATAAGCCACCCCATACGCAACCGGAGCCCGAAGGCATTCTCAGCCTGCGGGTTGACCCGGTCAGCGGCCGTGCGGCCAGCCCTGGGACGCCAGGGGCCTACTTCGAACTGTTCAAGGCCGAAGACACGCCGCCGTCGGTGAATGAGCTGGGTAACGGCACAGCGCCGGGCAGCCCGCTGCCAGCGGATGAGGCGGCGCCGATCGATTTGTTCTAG
- a CDS encoding thermonuclease family protein gives MGFSLLTKKASLVGAFFLSAIWLSGAQAFCPAPSGLTSVAVQRVVDGDTLRLSDGRSVRLIGLNTPELGKQGRSDEPFAVAARKRLEALVAASDGRVGLLPGKESKDHYGRTLAHVYGADGGNLEAQMLAEGLGFQVAVAPNVDLVGCQQAAERNARQAGLGLWRQSPVLKAEQISASGFAVLSGRVSKVQRNRGGVWIELQDSVVLRVAPNLLGQFDVALLEKLKGRQIEARGWVVDRSRRGGLKSGQARWLLPLTDPSMLQTAP, from the coding sequence ATGGGCTTTTCCTTGCTAACGAAAAAGGCGTCCCTTGTGGGCGCCTTTTTTCTGTCCGCGATTTGGCTTTCCGGTGCCCAGGCCTTCTGCCCGGCGCCCAGTGGACTGACATCGGTTGCGGTGCAGCGGGTGGTGGATGGCGACACCTTGCGCCTGAGCGATGGCCGCAGCGTGCGTTTGATCGGCCTGAATACGCCTGAACTGGGCAAGCAGGGCCGTTCCGACGAGCCGTTCGCCGTAGCCGCGCGCAAACGCCTGGAAGCGTTGGTGGCCGCCAGCGACGGGCGGGTGGGTTTGCTGCCGGGCAAAGAGAGCAAGGATCACTACGGCCGCACGTTGGCTCATGTCTACGGTGCCGATGGGGGCAATCTCGAAGCGCAGATGCTTGCCGAAGGTCTTGGATTTCAAGTCGCGGTCGCGCCGAATGTCGATTTGGTCGGCTGCCAGCAAGCCGCCGAGCGCAATGCCCGTCAGGCCGGTCTTGGGCTGTGGCGGCAATCCCCTGTACTGAAAGCGGAGCAGATCAGCGCCTCCGGTTTCGCCGTACTCAGTGGGCGTGTCAGCAAGGTTCAACGCAATCGCGGCGGTGTTTGGATCGAATTGCAGGATTCGGTTGTACTGCGTGTTGCACCCAATTTGTTGGGGCAGTTCGATGTTGCGCTGCTGGAAAAGCTCAAAGGCAGGCAAATCGAGGCGCGTGGCTGGGTGGTGGATCGGTCGCGGCGCGGTGGTTTGAAATCCGGGCAGGCGCGCTGGCTACTGCCGCTGACGGATCCGTCGATGTTGCAAACGGCACCTTGA
- a CDS encoding malic enzyme-like NAD(P)-binding protein: MSDLKTAALEYHAHPRPGKLSVELTKATATARDLSLAYSPGVAEPVREIARDPELAYKYTGKGNLVAVISDGTAILGLGNLGPLASKPVMEGKGVLFKRFAGIDVFDIEVDSESPQAFIDTVKRISITFGGINLEDIKAPECFEIERALIEQCDIPVFHDDQHGTAIVTAAGMINALEIAGKTLADAKIVCLGAGAAAISCMKLLVSMGANIENIFMVDRTGVIHSGRDDLNQYKAVFAHATDKRTLADALAGADVFVGLSGPNLLSAEGLKSMAANPIVFACSNPDPEIAPELAHATRDDVIMATGRSDYPNQVNNVLGFPFIFRGALDVRAKRINEEMKVAAANALRELAKLPVPQEVCDAYGGIKLEFGREYIIPKPMDARLITVISDAVAKAAIETGVATLPYPKNYPLKSVDDVFNG; this comes from the coding sequence ATGTCTGATTTGAAAACTGCCGCTCTCGAATATCACGCCCATCCTCGTCCAGGTAAGCTGAGTGTCGAGCTCACCAAGGCCACCGCTACCGCCCGCGACCTGTCGCTGGCCTACAGCCCCGGCGTAGCCGAACCAGTACGCGAAATCGCTCGCGATCCTGAACTGGCCTACAAATACACCGGCAAAGGCAACCTGGTTGCAGTCATTTCCGATGGCACCGCGATTCTGGGCCTGGGTAACCTCGGCCCACTGGCTTCCAAGCCTGTCATGGAAGGTAAAGGCGTGCTGTTCAAGCGCTTCGCCGGCATCGACGTGTTCGACATCGAAGTCGACTCCGAAAGCCCGCAAGCCTTCATCGACACCGTCAAGCGTATCTCCATCACCTTCGGCGGCATCAACCTGGAAGACATCAAGGCGCCTGAGTGCTTTGAGATCGAACGCGCTCTGATCGAGCAGTGCGACATTCCAGTGTTCCACGATGACCAGCACGGCACCGCAATCGTGACTGCGGCCGGCATGATCAACGCCTTGGAAATCGCTGGCAAAACCCTGGCTGACGCCAAGATCGTCTGCCTGGGCGCCGGTGCGGCCGCCATCTCCTGCATGAAATTGCTGGTGAGCATGGGCGCCAACATCGAAAACATCTTCATGGTCGACCGTACCGGCGTGATCCACTCCGGCCGTGACGACCTGAACCAGTACAAGGCTGTCTTCGCTCACGCGACTGACAAGCGCACCCTGGCTGACGCTCTCGCCGGTGCTGATGTGTTCGTTGGCCTGTCTGGCCCGAACCTGCTGAGCGCTGAAGGCCTGAAATCCATGGCGGCCAATCCGATCGTGTTCGCTTGCTCGAACCCGGATCCGGAAATCGCCCCGGAACTGGCTCACGCCACCCGTGACGACGTGATCATGGCTACCGGCCGTTCGGACTACCCGAACCAGGTCAACAACGTACTGGGCTTCCCGTTCATCTTCCGTGGTGCCCTGGACGTTCGCGCCAAGCGCATCAACGAAGAAATGAAAGTGGCAGCGGCCAATGCCCTGCGCGAACTGGCCAAGCTGCCAGTTCCTCAGGAAGTGTGCGACGCCTACGGCGGCATCAAGCTGGAATTCGGTCGTGAGTACATCATTCCGAAACCAATGGATGCACGCCTGATCACCGTGATCTCCGATGCCGTGGCCAAGGCCGCTATCGAGACCGGCGTGGCGACCCTGCCGTATCCGAAGAACTACCCGCTGAAAAGCGTGGATGACGTGTTCAACGGATAA